From a single Drosophila sulfurigaster albostrigata strain 15112-1811.04 chromosome 3, ASM2355843v2, whole genome shotgun sequence genomic region:
- the LOC133845105 gene encoding dynein axonemal light chain 4, producing the protein MGDEGEGEKADKKVVHVYPLVKHSDMKEEMRHEVIELSVAVCEKYSSNYEMAAKTIKDTMDKKFGIYWHVVVGEGFGFEVSYETENILYLFFGGNLAIVLWKCS; encoded by the exons ATGGGCGacgagggagagggagagaaggcCGACAAGAAAGTCGTGCACGTCTATCCGCTAGTCAAG CACTCTGATATGAAGGAGGAAATGCGTCACGAAGTCATTGAATTAAGCGTTGCAGTCTGTGAGAAATATTCCTCCAACTATGAG ATGGCGGCCAAAACGATCAAGGATACGATGGACAAAAAGTTTGGCATCTATTGGCATGTGGTTGTCGGCGAAGGCTTTGGCTTTGAGGTTTCCTACGAGACGGAGAACATTCTGTATCTCTTCTTTGGCGGCAATCTGGCCATTGTGCTCTGGAAGTGCTCCTAA
- the LOC133845103 gene encoding uncharacterized protein LOC133845103 isoform X1, with the protein MGKRIVSERQQTTDTQNTQSDRSARKRKRSAVKASRAEKCQRLSASSIENSCEWHENDDEDSSSSGSATEPLLQTPQPAAGRGQQCAAVNSRASLLSLATFASGGHSDHNNSNATDSPRPVYTLRPSVVNGTILRDVLSKAWRLGRPIGKGNFGEIFLASDDTVCPVSSESAKYVVKIEPHSNGPLFVEIHCLINTNQTPQTATGSEINKLEAALPSRIANGPPSGIPSYIASGTHYFGDGRYRFLVLPRYDRDLHSLVKNTRVAQKSLLVLAVHILNVLEHLHDKGYCHNDIKAQNLMISKCKYLKRQPVQPGASNKGFDEHYEEKQQTTDSGNSSEQETNDDDYYVKNDKFPMKRLAVIKADNYAEDEDEDFDDGATTNSNNSNSNSNSMDMYHTPVNNNKNKRGVRTNAVEFSGSNPMRSCRRNDSRNSSSMYEEMVKSHYLRPSKRVSYSEFFNEDGYPLKTETQSPGSSDNEWDVTPYSRRLGSSHASATALKRSARSTACNTKSTRSSRRQLEKQQQQQLKSELNDASAARNAAARSKRPSVQYQLMPVVEEHIFLIDFGLASKYQDRGVHRPFIMDQRRAHDGTLEFTSRDAHLGAHSRRSDLECLGYNLLYWSEGYLPWKDVAQQQQQEKVHRAKELFMTDVCEMLRQFYGKQVPKYLGEFLQQIGSLGYQERPNYERYRNIFKREYRRLGYDCSEMRLSSDEIHRTRVSVKDEVDGNAKCDIFELNTKVTNNVMRNSTFSTPFQEHSLTNRVSPKNLRSKSEAKNAKKKKFSWAEVLSQDPDQIARERAVKEFEREEVICPLQSRLQRRYEGKPTYAIIAVEQCRRDKGLAVQEHNNEEQVSEQQDKKHSRTAQTEATNNDNEEEEDDDEDEDDDDGDEDEDNDDDVEDEEEAAASEDEEMEQGEASEATELLPSRGRGRRSKKSNTNQAQQQVQQQQPLTKSKSSRIRTLPSKLRNGNGHSSHSQSQSHSITPLTAVGSNKRGCATRKENATLASATGEVEHNKLKSSRAAVEVDHHPKQRRPRRCLYKTEAQMRGEQQLDVENNSNYAASNMQHVNVYSGWQYDDENSYGKGRNVNSSRHCRK; encoded by the exons ATGGGCAAACGCATCGTCTCAGAACGCCAGCAAACGACGGACACCCAAAACACACAGTCAGATCGCAGTGCACGAAAACGAAAGCGCTCAGCTGTTAAAGCCTCCCGGGCGGAGAAATGCCAGCGCCTCAGCGCCAGCTCCATTGAAAACAGCTGCGAATGGCATGAGAACGATGACGAAGACTCATCCTCGTCAGGTTCTGCCACTGAACCGTTACTGCAAACACCACAACCTGCTGCTGGACGTGGTCAGCAGTGTGCCGCAGTCAATTCACGTGCATCGCTTCTCTCGTTAGCCACATTTGCGAGCGGCGGTCACAGCGATCATAACAATTCCAATGCAACCGATTCACCGCGTCCGGTTTACACACTCCGACCCTCTGTGGTCAATGGCACCATATTGAGGGATGTGCTCTCCAAGGCCTGGCGACTAGGTCGACCCATAG GCAAGGGCAACTTTGGTGAAATCTTTCTCGCATCAGACGATACGGTTTGTCCCGTTTCGTCGGAGAGCGCCAAATATGTGGTCAAAATTGAACCACACTCCAATGGTCCGCTCTTCGTGGAGATACATTGCCTTATCAACACTAATCAAACACCGC AAACAGCAACTGGTAGCGAGATTAACAAGCTGGAGGCGGCCTTGCCATCGAGGATTGCAAATGGTCCACCCTCGGGCATTCCGAGTTACATAGCGTCGGGCACACATTACTTTGGCGACGGACGTTATCGGTTTCTGGTCTTGCCGCGCTACGATCGCGATCTGCATTCGTTGGTCAAGAATACGCGAGTGGCGCAAAAGTCATTGCTGGTGCTGGCTGTGCATATACTCAATGTGCTGGAGCATCTGCATGACAAGGGATATTGTCACAATGACATCAAGGCACAGAATCTGATGATATCCAAGTGCAAGTACCTCAAGCGACAACCTGTGCAACCGGGTGCCAGCAACAAAGGCTTTGACGAGCACTACGAGGAgaaacaacagacaacagataGTGGCAACAGCTCCGAGCAGGAGaccaatgatgatgattactACGTTAAGAATGACAAATTCCCAATGAAGCGCCTTGCGGTAATCAAAGCGGATAACTATGCAGAGGATGAGGACGAGGACTTTGATGATGGCGCCACCAcgaatagcaacaacagcaacagcaatagcaacagcatgGACATGTACCACACGCCAgtgaataacaacaagaataagCGAGGTGTGCGTACAAATGCCGTCGAATTTAGCGGCTCGAATCCGATGCGATCTTGCCGACGCAACGATAGTCGCAACTCCAGCTCTATGTACGAGGAGATGGTTAAATCGCACTATTTGCGACCCTCAAAGCGAGTCAGTTACTCCGAGTTCTTCAACGAGGATGGTTACCCCTTGAAAACCGAAACTCAATCGCCTGGCAGCTCCGACAATGAATGGGATGTGACGCCATATTCGCGACGTTTGGGCAGTTCACATGCCAGTGCCACGGCGTTGAAGCGTAGCGCTCGCTCCACTGCTTGCAACACAAAGAGTACGCGTTCCTCACGCCGCCAGTTggagaagcagcaacagcagcagctgaagagtGAATTAAACGATGCGTCTGCTGCTCGCAATGCTGCCGCACGAAGTAAACGACCGTCGGTGCAGTATCAGCTAATGCCAGTGGTAGAGGAGCATATATTCCTCATCGATTTCGGTCTGGCCTCCAAGTATCAGGATCGTGGCGTGCATCGTCCGTTTATCATGGATCAGCGACGTGCCCACGATGGCACATTGGAGTTTACGTCGCGTGATGCACATTTGGGCGCGCATTCGCGTCGCAGTGATTTGGAATGCTTGGGCTACAATTTGCTGTACTGGTCGGAGGGTTATCTGCCGTGGAAGGATGtggcgcaacaacagcagcaggagaaggTGCATCGCGCCAAGGAGCTGTTCATGACGGACGTGTGCGAAATGCTGCGACAGTTTTATGGCAAACAGGTTCCTAAATACTTGGGCGAATTCCTGCAGCAGATCGGTAGTCTGGGCTATCAAGAGCGTCCCAATTATGAGCGCTATCGCAACATCTTTAAGCGCGAATATCGACGCCTGGGCTACGACTGCAGCGAGATGCGTTTGAGCAGCGATGAGATTCATCGCACGCGGGTATCTGTCAAGGATGAGGTCGATGGCAATGCCAAGTGCGACATATTTGAGTTGAACACTAAAGTTACCAACAATGTGATGCGCAATTCGACATTCAGCACGCCATTCCAGGAGCACTCGCTAACGAATCGTGTATCGCCCAAGAATCTGCGCTCCAAGTCTGAGGCTAAGAAtgccaagaagaagaagttcTCGTGGGCAGAGGTGCTATCCCAAGATCCCGATCAAATAGCACGCGAGCGTGCCGTCAAAGAGTTTGAGCGTGAAGAGGTCATTTGCCCGCTGCAATCGCGTCTGCAAAGAAGATACGAGGGCAAGCCAACCTATGCGATAATCGCGGTCGAGCAATGCAGACGCGACAAGGGTCTGGCGGTGCAGGAGCATAACAACGAAGAGCAGGTGTCGGAGCAGCAGGACAAGAAACACAGTAGAACAGCACAGACGGAAGCAACTAACAATGAcaatgaggaggaggaggacgacgacgaagatgaggatgatgatgatggggaCGAGGATGAggacaacgatgacgatgtaGAGGACGAAGAggaggcagcagcaagtgAAGATGAAGAG ATGGAACAGGGTGAAGCAAGCGAAGCGACAGAATTGCTTCCGAGCAGAGGCCGAGGACGCAGGTCTAAGAAAAGCAACACAAATCAAGCACAGCAACAggtccagcaacaacagccgtTGACCAAAAGTAAGAGTTCACGCATTCGAACACTACCCAGCAAATTGAGGAATGGCAATGGACACAGCAGCCatagtcagagtcagagtcacagCATAACCCCGCTAACAGCTGTGGGGAGCAACAAACGTGGCTGTGCCACTCGGAAGGAGAATGCAACACTGGCATCTGCCACCGGTGAAGTGGAGCATAATAAGTTGAAATCCAGTCGGGCAGCGGTTGAAGTGGATCATCATCCCAAACAGCGGCGACCGCGTCGTTGTCTATATAAGACTGAAGCACAGATGCGTGGCGAACAGCAGTTGGATGTGGAGAACAATTCCAACTATGCCGCtagcaacatgcaacatgtgAATGTGTATAGTGGGTGGCAATATGACGATGAGAACAGCTACGGCAAGGGGCGTAATGTCAACTCGTCCAGGCATTGTCGCAAGTGA
- the LOC133845104 gene encoding small RNA 2'-O-methyltransferase — protein sequence MFNYTFPCGGFKTHTKMTDTGITFDPPVYEQRYCAAIQILEDSRWTGEIKKVTEFGCAEMRLFPLIRRIETIEQILQIDIDKELLKIHICRTNPFVSDFLKQRSCPLHIEVLHGSVADSTEILKNTDAVIALELIEHVYDDVLNKIPNNIFGFIQPKIALFSTPNSDFNVIFTRFNPLLPNGFRHHDHKFEWTREEFKSWCLTITEKYPNYDFALLGVGEPPEEYKSVGFVSQISLFVRKDLLDMPLVEPLNLEPVATCETPYETLHTVDFPYYVDTRTPEDKIWAEIQYELHRCTLNEDNYDCDKYAYKIAIDELVKRLNYIGGTKEIVEQLLEQHKQKVEQGNVIIEEDIEEEEDNHIYTECTTDGPLSETEREIENWDE from the exons ATGTTTAACTACACGTTTCCCTGTGGCGGCTTTAAAACCCATACAAAAATGACAGACACCGGCATCACATTTGATCCACCTGTTTACGAGCAACGATATTGTGCAGCGATTCAAATACTCGAGGACTCACGTTGGACTGGTGAAATAAAAAAGGTTACAGAATTCGG TTGCGCAGAGATGCGACTTTTCCCATTAATTCGACGCATCGAGACCATCGAGCAGATTCTGCAg aTTGATATTGATAAAGAATTGCTAAAGATTCATATATGTCGCACAAATCCTTTTGTATCAGACTTCTTAAAGCAACGCAGCTGCCCATTACATATCGAAGTGCTGCACGGCAGCGTGGCAGATTCGAcggaaatattgaaaaatacagACGCAGTAATTGCATTAGAACT TATTGAGCACGTCTATGACGATGTACTGAATAAAATACctaacaacatttttggcttTATACAGCCAAAAATTGCTCTATTTAGCACACCCAATTCCGACTTTAATGTGATATTCACACGCTTCAATCCGCTGCTGCCCAACGGATTTCGCCATCACGATCACAAATTCGAATGGACACGCGAAGAGTTCAAATCCTGGTGCCTGACCATAACGGAAAAATATCCAAATTATGATTTTGCTCTCTTGGGAGTCGGTGAACCACCCGAGGAATATAAATCTGTTGGTTTCGTTTCACAAATATCACTCTTTGTTCGCAAGGATCTGTTGGACATGCCCTTGGTTGAACCATTGAACTTGGAGCCAGTAGCTACTTGTGAAACTCCATATGAAACATTGCACACTGTGGACTTTCCTTACTATGTCGATACACGCACGCCAGAGGATAAGATATGGGCAGAGATTCAATATGAACTACATCGCTGCACGCTGAATGAAGATAATTACGATTGTGATAAGTATGCTTATAAGATAGCTATCGATGAGCTGGTGAAACGTTTAAATTACATTGGCGGTACAAAGGAAATAGTGGAGCAACTGTTGGAGCAGCATAAACAGAAAGTGGAGCAGGGCAACGTAATTATCGAAGAGGACATTGAAGAGGAGGAAGATAACCATATATACACAGAGTGCACTACAGATGGACCACTTTCCGAGACGGAGCGTGAGATTGAAAACTGGGatgaatga
- the LOC133843721 gene encoding fibrinogen-like protein A isoform X2 produces the protein MQEDVRQISTSKELERCEQKDREIIELRAELYQQQINETFVNELRSQIVLQNETKEALIQELRSQIEFQKQTNNKLQSQIDFQQETISKLLSKCNIIGNSSEEVDVSQKIEHFEDQLNQLNVSLNEMDLEIQRINLKITKEPEYEKQLQENLAKSLVDFPASCVSFGNNSGVHQIKATGFDFFNVLCDSQAAGPGWLVIQQRVGGNESFSQDWDTYRKGFGSFDSDFFLGLEKIHHLTSLQQFELFVHFVALNGSTYNAQYDNFKIFDEDNDYQLQLGNGNMEKGLKNSNENPFSTFDRHLEYLDSLDCAETVKSGWWHNNCLDWNLNSLNGTDEMLHFFDVPLKKVMMLIRPKEKI, from the exons TGCAAGAAGACGTCCGACAAATCAGTACGAGTAAAGAACTAGAACGATGTGAACAAAAAGACCGAGAAATAATAGAATTGAGAGCAGAGTTATATCAGCAGCAAATCAATGAAACTTTTGTGAATGAATTGAGATCTCAAATAgttttgcaaaatgaaacCAAAGAAGCTTTGATACAGGAATTGCGATCTCAGATCGAGtttcaaaaacaaactaataataaattgcaatctCAGATCGATTTTCAGCAAGAAACTATTAGCAAACTACTATCAAAGTGCAATATTATTGGGAATTCTAGTGAAGAAGTTGATGTTTCTCAAAAGATAGAACATTTCGAAGACCAACTGAACCAATTAAATGTTAGTCTTAATGAAATGGATTTAGAAATTCAAAGAATTAATctgaaaattacaaaagagccagaatatgaaaaacaattacagGAAAATCTAGCTAAATCACTAGTCGATTTTCCCGCAAGCTGCGTTTCTTTTGGAAACAATTCGGGTGTCCATCAAATAAAAGCAACGGGCTTTGATTTCTTCAATGTTCTATGCGATAGTCAGGCAGCTGGACCTGGATGGTTAGTAATTCAACAACGAGTCGGGGGAAATGAGAGTTTTAGTCAAGATTGGGATACATACCGCAAGGGATTCGGTTCATTTGATAGTGATTTTTTCCTTGGTCTGGAGAAAATCCATCATCTGACAAGTTTACAGCAGTTCGAACTCTTTgtgcattttgttgctttaaatGGCTCAACTTACAACGCTCAATATgacaactttaaaatatttgatgaaGATAACGATTACCAACTACAATTGGGAAATGGAAATATGGAGAAAGGACTAAAAAACAGTAATGAAAATCCATTCTCAACATTCGATCGTCATTTGGAATATTTAGACTCTCTAGATTGCGCAGAAACAGTCAAAAGTGGCTGGTGGCACAATAATTGTCTCGATtg GAATTTAAATTCTCTTAATGGCACAGACGAAATGTTGCATTTCTTTGACGTTCCACTTAAAAAAGTCATGATGCTTATACGCcctaaagaaaaaatataa
- the LOC133845103 gene encoding uncharacterized protein LOC133845103 isoform X2 → MGKRIVSERQQTTDTQNTQSDRSARKRKRSAVKASRAEKCQRLSASSIENSCEWHENDDEDSSSSGSATEPLLQTPQPAAGRGQQCAAVNSRASLLSLATFASGGHSDHNNSNATDSPRPVYTLRPSVVNGTILRDVLSKAWRLGRPIGKGNFGEIFLASDDTVCPVSSESAKYVVKIEPHSNGPLFVEIHCLINTNQTPPTGSEINKLEAALPSRIANGPPSGIPSYIASGTHYFGDGRYRFLVLPRYDRDLHSLVKNTRVAQKSLLVLAVHILNVLEHLHDKGYCHNDIKAQNLMISKCKYLKRQPVQPGASNKGFDEHYEEKQQTTDSGNSSEQETNDDDYYVKNDKFPMKRLAVIKADNYAEDEDEDFDDGATTNSNNSNSNSNSMDMYHTPVNNNKNKRGVRTNAVEFSGSNPMRSCRRNDSRNSSSMYEEMVKSHYLRPSKRVSYSEFFNEDGYPLKTETQSPGSSDNEWDVTPYSRRLGSSHASATALKRSARSTACNTKSTRSSRRQLEKQQQQQLKSELNDASAARNAAARSKRPSVQYQLMPVVEEHIFLIDFGLASKYQDRGVHRPFIMDQRRAHDGTLEFTSRDAHLGAHSRRSDLECLGYNLLYWSEGYLPWKDVAQQQQQEKVHRAKELFMTDVCEMLRQFYGKQVPKYLGEFLQQIGSLGYQERPNYERYRNIFKREYRRLGYDCSEMRLSSDEIHRTRVSVKDEVDGNAKCDIFELNTKVTNNVMRNSTFSTPFQEHSLTNRVSPKNLRSKSEAKNAKKKKFSWAEVLSQDPDQIARERAVKEFEREEVICPLQSRLQRRYEGKPTYAIIAVEQCRRDKGLAVQEHNNEEQVSEQQDKKHSRTAQTEATNNDNEEEEDDDEDEDDDDGDEDEDNDDDVEDEEEAAASEDEEMEQGEASEATELLPSRGRGRRSKKSNTNQAQQQVQQQQPLTKSKSSRIRTLPSKLRNGNGHSSHSQSQSHSITPLTAVGSNKRGCATRKENATLASATGEVEHNKLKSSRAAVEVDHHPKQRRPRRCLYKTEAQMRGEQQLDVENNSNYAASNMQHVNVYSGWQYDDENSYGKGRNVNSSRHCRK, encoded by the exons ATGGGCAAACGCATCGTCTCAGAACGCCAGCAAACGACGGACACCCAAAACACACAGTCAGATCGCAGTGCACGAAAACGAAAGCGCTCAGCTGTTAAAGCCTCCCGGGCGGAGAAATGCCAGCGCCTCAGCGCCAGCTCCATTGAAAACAGCTGCGAATGGCATGAGAACGATGACGAAGACTCATCCTCGTCAGGTTCTGCCACTGAACCGTTACTGCAAACACCACAACCTGCTGCTGGACGTGGTCAGCAGTGTGCCGCAGTCAATTCACGTGCATCGCTTCTCTCGTTAGCCACATTTGCGAGCGGCGGTCACAGCGATCATAACAATTCCAATGCAACCGATTCACCGCGTCCGGTTTACACACTCCGACCCTCTGTGGTCAATGGCACCATATTGAGGGATGTGCTCTCCAAGGCCTGGCGACTAGGTCGACCCATAG GCAAGGGCAACTTTGGTGAAATCTTTCTCGCATCAGACGATACGGTTTGTCCCGTTTCGTCGGAGAGCGCCAAATATGTGGTCAAAATTGAACCACACTCCAATGGTCCGCTCTTCGTGGAGATACATTGCCTTATCAACACTAATCAAACACCGC CAACTGGTAGCGAGATTAACAAGCTGGAGGCGGCCTTGCCATCGAGGATTGCAAATGGTCCACCCTCGGGCATTCCGAGTTACATAGCGTCGGGCACACATTACTTTGGCGACGGACGTTATCGGTTTCTGGTCTTGCCGCGCTACGATCGCGATCTGCATTCGTTGGTCAAGAATACGCGAGTGGCGCAAAAGTCATTGCTGGTGCTGGCTGTGCATATACTCAATGTGCTGGAGCATCTGCATGACAAGGGATATTGTCACAATGACATCAAGGCACAGAATCTGATGATATCCAAGTGCAAGTACCTCAAGCGACAACCTGTGCAACCGGGTGCCAGCAACAAAGGCTTTGACGAGCACTACGAGGAgaaacaacagacaacagataGTGGCAACAGCTCCGAGCAGGAGaccaatgatgatgattactACGTTAAGAATGACAAATTCCCAATGAAGCGCCTTGCGGTAATCAAAGCGGATAACTATGCAGAGGATGAGGACGAGGACTTTGATGATGGCGCCACCAcgaatagcaacaacagcaacagcaatagcaacagcatgGACATGTACCACACGCCAgtgaataacaacaagaataagCGAGGTGTGCGTACAAATGCCGTCGAATTTAGCGGCTCGAATCCGATGCGATCTTGCCGACGCAACGATAGTCGCAACTCCAGCTCTATGTACGAGGAGATGGTTAAATCGCACTATTTGCGACCCTCAAAGCGAGTCAGTTACTCCGAGTTCTTCAACGAGGATGGTTACCCCTTGAAAACCGAAACTCAATCGCCTGGCAGCTCCGACAATGAATGGGATGTGACGCCATATTCGCGACGTTTGGGCAGTTCACATGCCAGTGCCACGGCGTTGAAGCGTAGCGCTCGCTCCACTGCTTGCAACACAAAGAGTACGCGTTCCTCACGCCGCCAGTTggagaagcagcaacagcagcagctgaagagtGAATTAAACGATGCGTCTGCTGCTCGCAATGCTGCCGCACGAAGTAAACGACCGTCGGTGCAGTATCAGCTAATGCCAGTGGTAGAGGAGCATATATTCCTCATCGATTTCGGTCTGGCCTCCAAGTATCAGGATCGTGGCGTGCATCGTCCGTTTATCATGGATCAGCGACGTGCCCACGATGGCACATTGGAGTTTACGTCGCGTGATGCACATTTGGGCGCGCATTCGCGTCGCAGTGATTTGGAATGCTTGGGCTACAATTTGCTGTACTGGTCGGAGGGTTATCTGCCGTGGAAGGATGtggcgcaacaacagcagcaggagaaggTGCATCGCGCCAAGGAGCTGTTCATGACGGACGTGTGCGAAATGCTGCGACAGTTTTATGGCAAACAGGTTCCTAAATACTTGGGCGAATTCCTGCAGCAGATCGGTAGTCTGGGCTATCAAGAGCGTCCCAATTATGAGCGCTATCGCAACATCTTTAAGCGCGAATATCGACGCCTGGGCTACGACTGCAGCGAGATGCGTTTGAGCAGCGATGAGATTCATCGCACGCGGGTATCTGTCAAGGATGAGGTCGATGGCAATGCCAAGTGCGACATATTTGAGTTGAACACTAAAGTTACCAACAATGTGATGCGCAATTCGACATTCAGCACGCCATTCCAGGAGCACTCGCTAACGAATCGTGTATCGCCCAAGAATCTGCGCTCCAAGTCTGAGGCTAAGAAtgccaagaagaagaagttcTCGTGGGCAGAGGTGCTATCCCAAGATCCCGATCAAATAGCACGCGAGCGTGCCGTCAAAGAGTTTGAGCGTGAAGAGGTCATTTGCCCGCTGCAATCGCGTCTGCAAAGAAGATACGAGGGCAAGCCAACCTATGCGATAATCGCGGTCGAGCAATGCAGACGCGACAAGGGTCTGGCGGTGCAGGAGCATAACAACGAAGAGCAGGTGTCGGAGCAGCAGGACAAGAAACACAGTAGAACAGCACAGACGGAAGCAACTAACAATGAcaatgaggaggaggaggacgacgacgaagatgaggatgatgatgatggggaCGAGGATGAggacaacgatgacgatgtaGAGGACGAAGAggaggcagcagcaagtgAAGATGAAGAG ATGGAACAGGGTGAAGCAAGCGAAGCGACAGAATTGCTTCCGAGCAGAGGCCGAGGACGCAGGTCTAAGAAAAGCAACACAAATCAAGCACAGCAACAggtccagcaacaacagccgtTGACCAAAAGTAAGAGTTCACGCATTCGAACACTACCCAGCAAATTGAGGAATGGCAATGGACACAGCAGCCatagtcagagtcagagtcacagCATAACCCCGCTAACAGCTGTGGGGAGCAACAAACGTGGCTGTGCCACTCGGAAGGAGAATGCAACACTGGCATCTGCCACCGGTGAAGTGGAGCATAATAAGTTGAAATCCAGTCGGGCAGCGGTTGAAGTGGATCATCATCCCAAACAGCGGCGACCGCGTCGTTGTCTATATAAGACTGAAGCACAGATGCGTGGCGAACAGCAGTTGGATGTGGAGAACAATTCCAACTATGCCGCtagcaacatgcaacatgtgAATGTGTATAGTGGGTGGCAATATGACGATGAGAACAGCTACGGCAAGGGGCGTAATGTCAACTCGTCCAGGCATTGTCGCAAGTGA